The following coding sequences lie in one Apium graveolens cultivar Ventura chromosome 3, ASM990537v1, whole genome shotgun sequence genomic window:
- the LOC141714182 gene encoding secreted RxLR effector protein 161-like translates to MQRIPYASVVGSLMYAQICTRPDIAFIVGMLGRYLSNPGMEQWKVVKRVLRYLKKTKDYMLTYRTSDHLEIIGYSDSDFGGCKDERKSTSGYVYLLAGGAISWRSAKQTCITSSTMTAEYIACFVASNQALWLQNFITSLRILDGVERPLKIFCDNKSAVEYSNNNRSTTDAKHIDMKFLVVKEKIQSG, encoded by the coding sequence ATGCAAAGGATACCATATGCATCGGTAGTGGGAAGCCTAATGTATGCTCAAATTTGTACTCGTCCTGACATAGCATTCATTGTTGGAATGTTGGGAAGATATTTGAGTAATCCGGGAATGGAGCAATGGAAAGTAGTGAAACGAGTCTTACGGTatttgaagaaaacaaaagacTATATGCTCACATACAGGACATCAGATCATCTAGAAATTATTGGATATTCAGATTCTGACTTTGGAGGATGCAAAGATGAAAGAAAATCTACTTCAGGCTATGTTTATCTACTGGCTGGTGGAGCGATTTCATGGAGGTCTGCCAAACAGACGTGCATAACTTCATCCACCATGACTGCAGAATATATAGCATGTTTTGTGGCATCCAATCAAGCTTTATGGCTGCAAAACTTTATCACTAGTTTGCGTATTCTTGATGGTGTTGAAAGACCATTAAAAATATTTTGTGATAATAAATCAGCAGTGGAGTATTCAAACAATAATAGGAGCACTACAGATGCAAAACATATAGATATGAAGTTTCTAGTTGTTAAAGAAAAGATTCAGAGTGGATAG